In Streptomyces nojiriensis, one genomic interval encodes:
- a CDS encoding HAD family hydrolase: MNRAALFDVDGTLVDTNHLHVVCWWEALRQGGHDVAMHDIHRAIGLPGEDLLARLLGEHRDTSEDDTLSAAHSTLYGTYFDRLPPLHAAADLLRELDRRGWRVVLVTSATDDELDALRRAVGADDAITATASSEDVTEGKPEPEPLHHALGLADAAARDSVFVGDTVWDMEAGSRAHVACVGLLCGGIPRRDLEEAGARAVYRNPADLLAHVGNSPFADRRRPPDPTA, translated from the coding sequence ATGAACCGTGCCGCGTTGTTCGATGTCGACGGTACCCTCGTCGATACCAATCACCTGCATGTGGTCTGCTGGTGGGAAGCCTTGCGGCAGGGGGGCCACGACGTTGCGATGCACGACATCCACCGCGCGATCGGACTGCCCGGCGAGGACCTCCTTGCCCGTTTGCTGGGCGAGCACAGGGATACGAGCGAGGACGACACGCTGAGCGCCGCGCACAGCACCCTCTACGGCACGTACTTCGACCGGCTGCCCCCGTTGCACGCGGCGGCGGATCTGTTGCGCGAGCTGGACCGACGGGGTTGGCGGGTCGTGCTCGTGACCTCGGCGACGGACGACGAGCTCGACGCGCTCAGACGGGCCGTCGGCGCCGATGACGCGATCACCGCGACGGCGAGCTCCGAGGACGTGACCGAGGGCAAGCCCGAGCCGGAACCACTGCACCACGCCCTCGGCCTCGCCGACGCCGCCGCCCGTGACTCCGTGTTCGTCGGCGACACGGTGTGGGACATGGAAGCGGGCTCCCGGGCCCACGTCGCCTGCGTAGGGCTGCTCTGCGGCGGCATTCCGCGGCGTGACCTCGAAGAGGCCGGGGCGCGCGCCGTCTACCGGAACCCCGCCGACCTCCTCGCGCACGTCGGCAACAGTCCGTTCGCGGACAGGCGCAGACCGCCGGACCCCACCGCTTGA
- a CDS encoding ABC transporter ATP-binding protein produces the protein MDVGTVSAGTAPALDARELYRFYRAGEEETLALRGVSLTVAPGELVAVVGPSGSGKSTLLACLAGLDEPAGGSVRIAGERISHRPEAERAGIRARRIGILLQTENLIAHLDVARNIRLARTAAGRHGTPAQDIDVLLDQVGLLGRAHALPRELAGGEVARAALAVALANDPDLLLADEPTGELDGSTEHRILELLRARGSDGRRGVLLVTHSTAVLAGADRVLTLRDGRLRA, from the coding sequence ATGGACGTGGGCACGGTCAGTGCGGGCACCGCACCTGCCCTCGACGCTCGCGAGCTGTACCGCTTCTACCGTGCCGGAGAAGAGGAGACCCTCGCCCTGCGCGGAGTGTCCCTCACCGTGGCCCCCGGAGAGCTTGTAGCCGTGGTCGGCCCCTCGGGCTCGGGGAAGTCCACACTGCTGGCCTGCCTCGCGGGCCTCGACGAGCCCGCCGGCGGGTCCGTACGGATAGCGGGGGAGCGGATCAGCCACCGCCCGGAGGCGGAGCGGGCCGGGATCCGGGCCCGACGGATCGGCATCCTCCTCCAGACGGAGAACCTGATCGCCCACCTCGACGTGGCACGCAACATCCGCCTCGCCCGCACGGCTGCCGGCCGCCACGGCACCCCCGCACAGGACATCGACGTACTCCTCGACCAGGTGGGCCTCCTCGGCCGGGCCCACGCCCTGCCCCGCGAACTGGCGGGCGGGGAAGTGGCCCGCGCCGCACTGGCCGTGGCCCTGGCAAACGACCCGGACCTGCTGCTCGCCGACGAGCCCACGGGAGAGCTCGACGGGAGCACCGAACACCGCATCCTGGAACTGCTGAGGGCCCGAGGAAGCGACGGACGGCGGGGCGTGCTGCTCGTCACCCACAGCACCGCCGTCCTAGCGGGCGCCGACCGAGTCCTCACCCTCCGCGACGGCAGGCTCCGGGCATGA
- a CDS encoding PRC-barrel domain-containing protein, protein MTEHVWSYQPTAGHLAGTDLTGYKVEATDGNIGKVDKHSDEVGDAYLVVDTGVWIFGKEVLLPASTVVRIDPEDRKVFVAGTKEQIKAAPEFHRDKHLGDAGYREELGTYYGTGGPFGGRPA, encoded by the coding sequence GTGACTGAACATGTGTGGAGTTACCAGCCGACCGCGGGCCACCTGGCCGGTACGGACCTGACCGGCTACAAGGTCGAGGCGACCGACGGGAACATCGGCAAGGTCGACAAGCACTCCGACGAGGTCGGTGACGCCTACCTGGTCGTGGACACCGGCGTATGGATCTTCGGCAAGGAGGTCCTGCTGCCGGCGAGCACGGTCGTCAGGATCGACCCCGAGGACAGGAAGGTCTTCGTCGCCGGCACCAAGGAACAGATCAAGGCCGCCCCCGAGTTCCACCGGGACAAGCACCTCGGCGACGCCGGCTACCGGGAAGAGCTGGGTACGTACTACGGCACCGGCGGCCCCTTCGGCGGTCGCCCCGCCTGA
- a CDS encoding hemerythrin domain-containing protein encodes MDGIVLLKEDHKTVEKLFKQFEKAGDDAYAEKRKIADKVIDELTTHTWIEEKIFYPAAREAAPDTKDHVLESIEEHHAVLWMLSELKDLDAADERFDAKMSVLMEDVRHHVGEEEKEWFPDVRKAMGRTRLTELGEQMEAAKKRAPGEPLAVPSAKH; translated from the coding sequence GTGGACGGGATCGTGCTGCTCAAGGAAGACCACAAGACGGTCGAGAAGCTGTTCAAGCAGTTCGAGAAGGCCGGCGACGACGCTTACGCGGAGAAGCGGAAGATCGCCGACAAGGTGATCGACGAGCTGACCACGCACACGTGGATCGAGGAGAAGATCTTCTACCCGGCCGCCCGGGAGGCGGCACCCGACACCAAGGACCATGTCCTGGAGAGCATCGAGGAGCACCACGCCGTTCTGTGGATGCTCTCCGAGCTCAAAGACCTGGACGCGGCCGACGAGCGGTTCGACGCCAAGATGAGCGTGCTGATGGAAGACGTGCGGCACCACGTCGGGGAGGAGGAGAAGGAGTGGTTCCCCGATGTCCGCAAGGCCATGGGACGTACCCGCCTCACCGAACTCGGCGAACAGATGGAGGCGGCGAAGAAGAGGGCTCCGGGCGAGCCCCTGGCCGTTCCGAGCGCCAAGCACTGA
- the efeU gene encoding iron uptake transporter permease EfeU, which produces MFGNYLIGLREGLEASLVVCILIAYLVKTDHKDRLTPVWLGIGLAVTLSLGFGAALQFGSSTLTFQAQELLGGSLSIISVGLVTWMVFWMKRTARNLKSELQGQLDAALAVGTGALVFTAFMAVGREGLETSLFIWTAVQATGDGIRPLVGAVLGLLTSMVLGWLFYRGALKINLAKFFTWTGAMLVVVAAGVLAYGFHDLQEGDFLPGLHTLAFDISTTIPSDSWYGTLLKGVFNFQPNPTALQVTVWCLYLVPVMALFLAPARSTTPAAGAKENAAKTG; this is translated from the coding sequence GTGTTCGGCAACTACCTGATCGGACTCCGCGAAGGGCTGGAAGCCAGCCTCGTCGTCTGCATCCTCATCGCCTATCTGGTCAAGACCGACCACAAGGACAGACTCACGCCCGTCTGGCTCGGCATCGGCCTGGCCGTCACCCTCTCCCTGGGCTTCGGCGCCGCCCTCCAGTTCGGCTCCTCCACCCTTACCTTCCAGGCCCAGGAACTGCTCGGCGGTAGCCTGTCCATCATCTCGGTCGGCCTGGTGACGTGGATGGTCTTCTGGATGAAGCGCACTGCCCGAAACCTGAAATCGGAGCTTCAGGGCCAGCTCGACGCGGCGCTCGCCGTGGGCACCGGCGCGTTGGTCTTCACCGCCTTCATGGCCGTCGGCCGGGAAGGACTGGAGACCTCGCTGTTCATCTGGACGGCCGTCCAAGCCACCGGTGACGGCATTCGGCCCCTGGTCGGTGCGGTGCTCGGGCTGCTGACCTCGATGGTGCTGGGCTGGCTGTTCTACCGGGGCGCGCTGAAGATCAACCTGGCGAAGTTCTTCACCTGGACCGGTGCCATGCTGGTCGTCGTCGCCGCAGGAGTCCTCGCATACGGCTTCCACGACCTCCAAGAGGGCGACTTCCTGCCCGGTCTGCACACCCTCGCCTTCGACATCAGCACGACCATCCCCTCGGACAGCTGGTACGGGACCCTGCTCAAGGGAGTGTTCAACTTCCAGCCCAACCCGACCGCACTCCAGGTCACCGTGTGGTGCCTCTACCTCGTTCCGGTGATGGCCCTCTTCCTCGCACCTGCGCGCAGTACCACCCCCGCCGCCGGTGCGAAGGAAAATGCGGCGAAGACCGGCTGA
- a CDS encoding HAMP domain-containing sensor histidine kinase, with the protein MRQRVVRVAVSAVLVALVLLAGPLAWVIHRSFFEDERGALERTALAATVTVGPEFASGDALELTPPRPGGKLGVYDLASRLRAGSGGPVADRVTREAAGGRAVSGRTGADLVVAVPVVSEEKVIAVVRATVPARSVWTRVLWGWALLLGVTLAALATAVLVARRQARALSTPVEALSRTARAIADGDLGARAAPCGITELDQLANSQNSMVERLTQLLRRERDFSANASHQLRTPLTGLQLGLEAARQLPPGSDLRPALREALETARHLEETVEEVLRLARSGTEDEPPLPREALVRVLERAESRWHGALAAAGRRLEVRSQPGAGSFEVPGRTTAQILDVLIDNALRHGRGATSVTAREAAGAVAVDVADEGTLTLDPGTVFARGGTGGSGTGIGLAVARELAEAAGGRLSLRGAEPTTFTLLLPGAQG; encoded by the coding sequence ATGAGGCAGCGTGTCGTGCGTGTCGCGGTGTCCGCCGTGCTGGTGGCCCTCGTCCTGCTGGCCGGGCCGCTCGCCTGGGTCATCCACCGGTCCTTCTTCGAGGACGAACGGGGCGCCCTGGAGCGCACGGCTCTGGCCGCGACGGTCACGGTGGGGCCGGAGTTCGCCTCCGGCGACGCACTCGAGCTGACACCGCCCAGACCGGGCGGGAAGCTGGGGGTGTACGACCTCGCATCGCGGCTGCGCGCGGGCAGCGGTGGACCGGTCGCCGACCGGGTGACCCGTGAGGCTGCCGGAGGCAGGGCCGTCAGCGGCCGCACCGGGGCTGATCTGGTCGTCGCCGTCCCGGTGGTCTCAGAGGAGAAGGTGATCGCGGTGGTGCGGGCCACCGTCCCCGCGCGATCGGTCTGGACGCGGGTGCTGTGGGGCTGGGCGCTGCTCCTCGGAGTGACCCTTGCAGCGCTGGCCACGGCGGTCCTGGTGGCACGCCGACAGGCCCGCGCGCTGAGCACTCCCGTGGAGGCACTCTCCCGTACGGCCCGTGCGATCGCCGACGGCGACCTCGGCGCCCGGGCAGCGCCCTGCGGGATCACCGAACTGGACCAGCTGGCGAACAGCCAGAACTCCATGGTCGAGCGACTGACCCAGCTCCTGCGCCGGGAGCGCGACTTCAGCGCCAACGCCTCGCACCAACTGCGCACTCCCCTGACCGGGCTGCAGCTCGGCCTGGAGGCCGCCCGGCAGCTCCCGCCGGGCTCGGACCTGCGCCCCGCACTGCGCGAGGCTCTGGAGACGGCACGCCATCTGGAGGAGACCGTCGAGGAGGTGCTGCGGCTGGCCCGGTCCGGCACCGAGGACGAACCCCCACTCCCCCGTGAGGCTCTCGTCCGGGTGCTGGAAAGGGCGGAGTCGCGCTGGCACGGTGCGCTCGCGGCCGCCGGCCGACGGCTGGAGGTCCGCTCGCAGCCGGGGGCCGGCTCCTTCGAGGTCCCCGGCCGCACCACGGCGCAGATCCTCGACGTCCTCATCGACAACGCCCTGCGCCACGGCCGGGGTGCGACCTCGGTGACCGCCCGTGAGGCGGCCGGGGCGGTCGCGGTCGACGTGGCCGACGAGGGGACACTCACGCTCGACCCGGGGACGGTCTTCGCGCGCGGCGGCACCGGCGGCTCCGGAACCGGGATCGGCCTGGCGGTGGCCCGGGAGCTCGCGGAGGCGGCAGGGGGCAGGCTGAGCCTGCGCGGCGCCGAGCCGACCACGTTCACCCTGCTCCTGCCCGGCGCGCAGGGCTGA
- a CDS encoding DUF6131 family protein, producing the protein MIILGVILLVIGFVAGISILWTIGAILVIIGAILWILGALGHSVGGRKHYW; encoded by the coding sequence ATGATCATCCTCGGCGTCATTCTCCTGGTCATCGGCTTCGTCGCGGGAATCAGCATCCTGTGGACCATCGGCGCCATCCTCGTCATCATCGGAGCCATCCTCTGGATCCTGGGCGCCCTCGGACACTCGGTCGGCGGACGCAAGCACTACTGGTAG
- a CDS encoding ABC transporter ATP-binding protein, producing MTGRALVICREAGRTYGRGPVAVVAVHGTNCQVDTRDRIAVMGPSGSGKSTLLHLMAGLEQPTSGEVVWPWYADGVGPKAWVRARAMAIGVVFQSPSLIATLDVAENTGLPLVLAGESADRARVRALAALDRVGVADLAGRLPDDISGGQAQRVAVARVLASRPRLVLADEPTGRLDRSTGRHVVDVLLAAVDEIGAALVVSTHDQAVGERLPTHWTMRDGRLHLHPDGGTP from the coding sequence ATGACCGGCCGGGCGCTCGTCATCTGCCGGGAGGCCGGGCGGACGTACGGTCGGGGCCCCGTCGCGGTGGTTGCCGTACACGGGACGAACTGCCAGGTGGACACCCGCGACCGGATCGCCGTCATGGGGCCCTCGGGGTCGGGCAAGTCCACGCTGCTCCACCTGATGGCCGGACTGGAACAGCCGACCAGCGGCGAGGTGGTGTGGCCCTGGTACGCGGATGGCGTCGGCCCGAAGGCGTGGGTACGGGCAAGGGCGATGGCCATCGGGGTCGTCTTCCAGAGCCCCAGCCTCATCGCCACCCTGGACGTTGCCGAGAACACCGGCCTTCCGCTGGTGCTGGCCGGCGAGAGCGCAGACCGTGCCCGGGTACGGGCGCTCGCAGCCCTGGACCGCGTCGGCGTCGCCGACCTCGCGGGCAGGCTGCCCGACGACATCTCGGGAGGCCAGGCACAGCGCGTCGCGGTCGCGCGGGTCCTGGCCTCCCGGCCCCGGCTCGTACTGGCCGACGAACCGACCGGCCGTCTCGACCGCTCCACGGGCCGCCACGTCGTGGACGTCCTGCTGGCGGCGGTGGACGAGATCGGCGCGGCCCTGGTCGTGAGCACCCACGACCAGGCCGTCGGGGAGCGACTTCCTACTCACTGGACCATGCGCGACGGACGACTCCACCTGCACCCGGACGGAGGCACACCGTGA
- a CDS encoding response regulator transcription factor — protein MSTSTAGRPPTALVIEDDDTIGRHLESGLRGNGYSTTWCRTGSAGLMAARHDLPDLVLLDLGLPDLDGIDLARRLREDLPELLIVILTARTDEIDVIAGLDAGADDYLVKPFSMTVLLARLRAHLRRRPPSEAQQESGPIQLGALTVDTAARRVFVAEQEVPLRTKEFELLAELARHPGSAVSRETLMARVWDENWFGPTKTLDVTMASLRRRLHTAEATASRTVHLPQITTLRGHGYRLDPAPSR, from the coding sequence ATGAGCACCAGTACCGCAGGGCGCCCGCCCACCGCCCTGGTCATCGAGGACGACGACACCATCGGCCGCCACCTGGAGAGTGGGCTGCGCGGCAACGGTTACAGCACCACCTGGTGCCGTACCGGCTCGGCAGGCCTTATGGCCGCCCGCCACGACCTGCCCGACCTCGTTCTCCTCGATCTGGGTCTGCCCGACCTCGACGGGATCGACCTCGCCCGCCGGCTGCGCGAGGACCTGCCGGAACTGCTGATCGTCATCCTCACCGCCCGCACCGACGAGATCGACGTGATCGCCGGACTGGACGCAGGAGCTGACGACTACCTGGTCAAGCCCTTCAGCATGACTGTCCTACTCGCCCGCCTACGGGCCCACCTACGCCGCAGACCTCCTTCCGAGGCACAGCAGGAGAGCGGGCCCATCCAGCTGGGCGCCCTCACGGTCGATACGGCGGCTCGGCGCGTATTCGTCGCTGAGCAGGAAGTCCCTTTGCGGACGAAGGAGTTCGAACTCCTCGCCGAACTCGCCCGCCATCCGGGAAGCGCAGTGTCCCGGGAGACGTTGATGGCGCGGGTGTGGGACGAGAACTGGTTCGGCCCGACCAAGACCCTCGACGTCACCATGGCTTCGCTCCGTCGCCGCCTTCACACGGCGGAGGCAACGGCATCGCGCACCGTCCACCTCCCGCAGATCACGACACTCCGCGGCCACGGCTACCGACTCGACCCGGCGCCTTCCCGGTAA
- a CDS encoding ABC transporter permease: protein MITAWLAGLLRHRGGRLLVAALTVALAVALMAALGTFLTASRSTMTARAARSVAVDWQVQLQPTAQPAAVLDTIRHTPGIRTALPVTYTRSTGFQTKAAGSVQTTGDGVVLGIPDGYRTAFPGEIRPLTGARDGVLLAQQTAANLHAAPGDTVRIALPGTADATVTVAGVVDLPQADSLFQKVGAPPQSQPAAPPDNVVLLPAALFESLTARARAQDPAASTTQVHTARDATLPADPAAAFTAVTGAAHHLEARLSGAVQVGDNLGAALDAARQDALYAQLLFLFLGAPGVALAALLTSALVSAGADRRRREQALLRTRGLGRRRVTALAAAEAGAIGLGGGLLGIALAALAGRIAFGRASFGAAGLVPLRWSLIALAVGVAVAAVTVLLPAIHDQRTTTVTAARRSHRSTGTPLWQRTGLDFILLAVALLVFRAAAGNQYALVLAPEGVASISVSYWAFLGPALLWLGSALLLWRLMTYAFAHGRRALTLLVRPLTGTLAAATASGMARQRGVLARSVILLALAVSFALSTAAFNDTYRHQAEVDAQLTNGADVTVTQPPGAATGPDAGHVLASIPGVRHVEPLQHRFAYVGSDLQDLYGVNPATITSATTLQDTYFAGGSARSLLDKLATRPDSVLVSEETVKDFQLTPGDTLNLRLQDSRTKQLSTVQFHYAGVVKEFPTAPKDSFFVANAAYVARETGSDAVGAFLVDTGGVHQQAVADRLRERLGATATVTDLTQTRSAVGSSLTSVDLAGLTRIELGFAVALAASAGGVVLALGLTERRRTLALASVLGATRDQLRGMVLAEAATVALFGLAGGALIGWTLAQMLTKVLTGVFDPPPSSLSLPWPYLALTLLATLAALTAAALHATRGSGRPAVEELREP from the coding sequence GTGATCACCGCCTGGCTGGCCGGCTTGCTCCGGCACCGCGGCGGCAGGCTCCTCGTGGCCGCACTGACCGTGGCGCTGGCCGTCGCACTCATGGCCGCACTCGGCACGTTCCTGACCGCCTCCCGCTCGACGATGACCGCGCGGGCCGCCCGGTCCGTCGCCGTCGACTGGCAGGTGCAGCTCCAGCCCACCGCGCAGCCCGCCGCCGTGCTCGACACGATCCGCCACACCCCAGGGATCCGCACCGCACTGCCCGTCACCTACACCCGCAGTACAGGTTTCCAGACGAAGGCCGCAGGTTCCGTACAGACCACCGGTGATGGGGTGGTGCTCGGCATCCCCGACGGCTATCGCACCGCCTTCCCGGGCGAGATACGGCCGTTGACCGGCGCCCGGGACGGAGTCCTCCTCGCCCAGCAGACCGCCGCCAACCTGCACGCCGCACCCGGCGACACCGTACGCATCGCGCTGCCGGGTACGGCCGACGCCACAGTCACGGTCGCCGGAGTGGTCGACCTGCCCCAGGCCGACTCACTGTTCCAGAAGGTCGGTGCCCCGCCGCAGTCACAACCTGCCGCACCGCCCGACAACGTCGTGCTCCTGCCCGCCGCCCTGTTCGAGTCCCTCACCGCGCGCGCCCGGGCCCAGGATCCCGCCGCCTCCACCACACAGGTGCACACGGCCAGGGACGCCACCCTGCCCGCCGACCCCGCCGCCGCCTTCACAGCCGTCACAGGAGCCGCCCACCATCTCGAAGCACGCCTCTCCGGAGCCGTCCAGGTCGGTGACAACCTCGGCGCAGCCCTGGACGCCGCACGCCAGGACGCCCTGTACGCCCAGTTGCTCTTCCTGTTCCTCGGAGCCCCCGGCGTGGCACTCGCGGCCCTTCTCACCTCCGCCCTGGTCAGTGCCGGAGCGGACCGCCGCCGCCGCGAGCAGGCCCTGCTGCGCACCCGCGGCCTCGGCCGGCGCCGGGTCACCGCGCTCGCCGCGGCAGAGGCCGGCGCAATCGGCCTGGGCGGCGGCCTGCTGGGCATCGCCCTTGCCGCCCTGGCCGGCCGGATCGCCTTCGGCCGGGCATCGTTCGGGGCAGCCGGCCTCGTGCCGCTGCGGTGGTCTCTCATCGCCCTCGCCGTCGGTGTGGCCGTCGCCGCCGTGACAGTCCTGCTGCCCGCCATCCACGACCAGCGCACCACCACGGTCACCGCCGCACGCCGCAGTCACCGTTCAACCGGCACCCCACTGTGGCAGCGCACCGGACTCGACTTCATCCTGCTCGCGGTCGCGCTCCTCGTCTTCCGTGCCGCCGCCGGCAACCAGTACGCCCTGGTCCTCGCTCCCGAGGGAGTGGCGAGCATCTCGGTGTCCTACTGGGCGTTCCTCGGCCCCGCGCTGCTCTGGCTGGGCTCCGCGCTGCTCCTGTGGCGGCTGATGACGTACGCCTTCGCCCACGGACGGCGCGCGCTCACGCTCCTGGTCCGGCCGCTGACCGGCACCCTCGCCGCCGCGACGGCATCCGGCATGGCGCGCCAGCGCGGCGTCCTGGCCCGCTCCGTCATCCTCCTCGCCCTCGCCGTGTCGTTCGCGCTCTCCACCGCCGCCTTCAACGACACTTACCGCCACCAGGCGGAGGTGGACGCCCAGCTCACCAACGGAGCGGACGTCACCGTCACCCAGCCACCCGGCGCGGCAACAGGCCCTGACGCCGGACACGTGCTGGCGTCCATCCCCGGAGTGCGCCACGTCGAACCCCTCCAACACCGCTTCGCCTACGTCGGATCCGATCTCCAGGACCTGTACGGCGTCAACCCCGCCACCATCACCTCCGCAACCACGCTCCAGGACACCTACTTCGCGGGCGGCAGCGCCAGGAGCCTCCTGGACAAGCTCGCGACCCGGCCCGACTCGGTCCTCGTGAGCGAGGAGACGGTGAAGGACTTCCAGCTCACGCCGGGCGACACCCTCAACCTGCGCCTCCAGGACAGCCGGACCAAGCAGCTGAGCACGGTGCAGTTCCACTACGCGGGCGTCGTCAAGGAGTTTCCGACAGCCCCCAAGGACAGCTTCTTCGTCGCCAACGCCGCGTACGTCGCCCGCGAGACCGGAAGCGACGCGGTCGGTGCGTTCCTCGTCGACACCGGCGGCGTACACCAGCAGGCGGTCGCCGACCGGCTGCGCGAACGGCTGGGCGCCACGGCCACGGTCACCGACCTCACCCAGACCCGGTCCGCCGTCGGCTCCAGCCTCACTTCGGTCGACCTCGCCGGACTGACCCGGATCGAACTCGGGTTCGCCGTGGCTCTGGCGGCGAGCGCCGGAGGAGTGGTACTCGCCCTCGGTCTGACCGAGCGCCGCCGCACTCTCGCCTTGGCGAGCGTTCTCGGCGCCACCCGGGACCAGCTGCGCGGCATGGTCCTGGCCGAGGCGGCCACCGTCGCACTCTTCGGTCTGGCAGGGGGCGCCCTCATCGGCTGGACCCTCGCACAGATGCTCACCAAGGTCCTCACCGGGGTCTTCGATCCGCCTCCCTCCTCCCTGTCCCTCCCCTGGCCGTACCTGGCCCTGACCCTGCTCGCGACGCTCGCGGCCCTTACTGCCGCTGCACTGCACGCCACCCGCGGTTCCGGGCGGCCTGCCGTCGAAGAGCTCCGCGAACCGTAG
- a CDS encoding DUF6479 family protein, whose protein sequence is MTAIETLAAEGQASLFLIFAGVVLVVLLIGAFWYGSRRRRREAPPAEQNPAVARAAAVAGVTVKCAAQAAQPCAATGHPRQSKSRPPCGQRSTLPLLRPTRPSLRSAGPPMSPSRSADSRADPARALAEPGQCPGITLRPAPAPSARRHRPAPGAPGPSRDCCPWKVFCPKDASPSGRLGRVA, encoded by the coding sequence ATGACTGCCATCGAAACGCTCGCGGCCGAAGGCCAGGCCTCACTCTTCCTCATCTTCGCCGGAGTGGTCCTGGTCGTCCTTCTGATTGGTGCCTTCTGGTACGGGAGCCGACGCAGGCGCCGGGAGGCACCGCCCGCCGAGCAGAACCCTGCCGTTGCCCGGGCCGCCGCCGTCGCCGGCGTGACCGTCAAGTGCGCCGCCCAGGCGGCGCAGCCCTGCGCGGCGACGGGCCACCCGCGGCAATCGAAGTCGAGGCCGCCTTGCGGACAGCGATCGACGTTGCCCTTGCTACGGCCCACCCGGCCAAGCCTGCGCTCTGCCGGACCCCCGATGAGCCCGAGCCGGTCAGCTGACTCGCGTGCTGACCCTGCCCGTGCCCTCGCCGAGCCCGGCCAATGCCCCGGGATCACGCTGCGGCCAGCGCCCGCACCGTCCGCTCGTCGACACCGTCCGGCACCCGGTGCGCCGGGTCCGTCTCGCGATTGCTGTCCATGGAAGGTGTTCTGCCCGAAGGATGCTTCGCCGAGCGGCCGATTGGGTCGAGTGGCGTAA
- the efeB gene encoding iron uptake transporter deferrochelatase/peroxidase subunit, producing the protein MSEADPESVQSGSAATADASGGGTSRRALLAWGGAGLALGAAAAGGTAAILRQNSEPAAPGTMGMAVPFHGEHQAGIATPVQDRLHFAAFDVKTKDRAELIKLLKEWTAAARLMTAGLPVGEGGFGGLPEAPPDDTGEALGLKASRLTLTIGFGPGLFAGDRFGLNGRRPVALVDLEQFPGDNLDASRSGGDLCVQACADDPQVAVHAIRQLARIGFGKVAVRWSQLGFGKTSSTTPDEQTPRNMMGFKDGTRNISGTDKAALDKHVWVGAGDGSDWLTGGSYLVARRIRMHIETWDRTPLQEQEDIFGRDKGEGAPVGKSKEREEPFLKAMKPEAHVRLAHPDTNDGATILRRGYSFTDGTDGLGRLDAGLFFLAYQRDVRKGFIPIQRNLAKNDSLNEYIQHVGSAVFAVPPGVRDKDDWWGRTLFT; encoded by the coding sequence ATGTCCGAAGCGGATCCGGAGTCCGTCCAGAGCGGCAGCGCCGCGACCGCGGACGCGTCCGGCGGCGGCACCTCGAGACGGGCGCTGTTGGCATGGGGCGGGGCCGGGCTCGCGCTCGGTGCAGCCGCGGCCGGCGGCACCGCGGCGATCCTGCGCCAGAACTCCGAGCCCGCAGCCCCCGGCACCATGGGGATGGCGGTGCCGTTCCACGGCGAGCACCAGGCCGGTATCGCCACCCCGGTCCAGGACCGCCTGCACTTCGCGGCCTTCGACGTGAAGACGAAGGACCGGGCGGAGCTGATCAAGCTCCTGAAGGAGTGGACTGCGGCCGCCCGGCTGATGACGGCCGGGCTACCGGTGGGTGAGGGCGGCTTCGGCGGTCTGCCAGAGGCCCCGCCGGACGACACCGGCGAGGCCCTGGGGTTGAAAGCCTCCCGGCTCACCCTGACCATCGGTTTCGGACCGGGGCTGTTTGCCGGAGATCGCTTCGGGCTCAACGGCCGCCGCCCCGTCGCCCTCGTGGACCTGGAGCAGTTCCCCGGCGACAACCTCGACGCGTCCCGTTCCGGCGGCGACCTGTGCGTCCAGGCCTGCGCCGACGACCCGCAGGTCGCCGTGCACGCGATCCGCCAGCTGGCCCGCATCGGCTTCGGCAAGGTCGCCGTGCGCTGGTCGCAGCTCGGCTTCGGCAAGACCTCGTCGACCACCCCCGACGAGCAGACCCCGCGCAACATGATGGGCTTCAAGGACGGCACCCGGAACATCTCCGGCACCGACAAGGCCGCCCTGGACAAGCACGTGTGGGTCGGCGCGGGCGACGGCAGCGACTGGCTGACCGGCGGCTCGTACCTGGTGGCGCGCCGGATCCGGATGCACATCGAGACCTGGGACCGCACCCCGCTCCAGGAGCAGGAGGACATCTTCGGCCGCGACAAGGGCGAAGGTGCCCCGGTCGGCAAGTCCAAGGAGCGCGAAGAGCCGTTCCTGAAGGCGATGAAGCCGGAGGCGCACGTGCGCCTCGCGCACCCGGACACCAACGACGGTGCGACGATCCTGCGCCGCGGCTATTCCTTCACCGACGGCACGGACGGACTGGGCCGCCTGGACGCGGGCCTGTTCTTCCTGGCCTACCAGCGCGACGTCCGCAAGGGCTTCATCCCGATCCAGCGCAATCTGGCGAAGAACGACTCGCTCAACGAATACATCCAGCACGTGGGTTCGGCCGTCTTCGCCGTCCCGCCGGGCGTCCGCGACAAGGACGACTGGTGGGGCCGGACCCTGTTCACGTGA